Proteins encoded within one genomic window of Calonectris borealis chromosome 1, bCalBor7.hap1.2, whole genome shotgun sequence:
- the LOC142080682 gene encoding uncharacterized protein LOC142080682: MSWLTRGGKSKEKEEPESSLRQEERGLLVQAMLEHGGDPWDYKVVGQDPTLKAAERHWLNYVSIYHPKGEKKCSALQWLLFDLAQVLQAAVEEKEQCIQNLQNNLQVARNEILALRCDSSLLSEQAEQLRKLREELRAEAAENGRLRRKVQCLGTLLSLGKGLDRRKVAALSKADWDPEVWDGHGWSLEAQEESSVPGVGAAGPRKVKPTEGGRGQGAGDTSGKEKVWRKQKEGWPMWVNRIWTLEQCAPFTHEAAKRVVTAIGLPWPKVGAIIRALPADETLGGEILRLVIRNLGEYEPLKDNMEGAPWRDVQEASAYVCGNVLLRALKQREKPVTPDFDIFGVNVEQGDVGVLACRAPELHKGFFISLGSTLIGRPLGECMATLENMGTLMGAEGKGMAKKDGTGAKGRKYIPRGTIWRYLINQGVNEGELDSQPTGVLLAKMKKILQEKGMKQEEIWEKLKQMNPSAPPPIPKRKLYPPLGDLKD; the protein is encoded by the coding sequence AGGACCCCACCCTGAAAGCTGCGGAAAGGCACTGGCTGAACTACGTGTCCATCTACCATCCCAAGGGGGAGAAGAAGTGCTCGGCCCTGCAGTGGCTGTTGTTCGATCTGGCCCAGGTCTTGCAGGCGGcggtggaggagaaggagcagtGTATCCAGAACCTGCAGAACAATCTGCAGGTGGCTCGCAACGAAATCCTGGCGCTGCGGTGCGACAGCTCGCTGCTGAGCGAGCAGGCCGAGCAGCTGCGCAAGCTGAGGGAAGAGCTGAGGGCTGAGGCGGCCGAGAACGGCCGGCTGAGGAGGAAAGTGCAGTGCTTGGGCACTCTGCTGTCGCTGGGGAAGGGCTTGGATCGGAGGAAGGTGGCGGCTCTCAGTAAGGCAGACTGGGACCCGGAGGTGTGGGACGGGCACGGCTGGAGTTTGGAGGCGCAGGAAGAGTCGTCGGTGCCAGGGGTGGGTGCCGCGGGCCCTAGGAAAGTAAAGCCGACGGAGGGAGGCAGAGGCCAGGGAGCGGGGGATACGTCCGGGAAAGAGAAGGTTTGGAGGAAACAGAAGGAGGGATGGCCCATGTGGGTAAACCGAATTTGGACCTTGGAGCAGTGCGCTCCCTTCACGCACGAGGCGGCGAAGCGGGTGGTGACCGCCATCGGGCTGCCGTGGCCCAAGGTAGGGGCAATTATCAGAgccctgcctgccgatgagacGCTGGGGGGGGAGATCTTAAGGCTGGTGATCAGAAATTTGGGAGAGTACGAGCCTCTCAAAGATAACATGGAGGGGGCGCCTTGGAGAGATGTCCAGGAGGCGTCAGCCTATGTGTGTGGGAATGTCTTACTCCGGGCATTAAAGCAAAGGGAGAAACCGGTGACCCCTGACTTCGACATCTTTGGGGTCAACGTGgagcagggggatgtgggggtgctggcCTGCCGTGCTCCCGAGCTGCACAAGGGGTTTTTCATCAGCCTGGGGTCTACTTTAATCGGCCGCCCCCTTGGTGAATGCATGGCTACCTTGGAGAACATGGGGACCCTGATGGGAGCCGAGGGGAAAGGGATGGCGAAGAAGGATGGGACAGGGGCAAAGGGGAGGAAATACATTCCTAGGGGGACAATTTGGAGATATTTAATAAACCAGGGAGTGAATGAAGGAGAGCTAGATAGCCAGCCCACAGGAGTTTTACTtgccaaaatgaagaaaatccttCAGGAAAAGGGGATGAAGCAAGAGGAGATTTGGGAAAAACTGAAGCAGATGAATCCATCAGCTCCTCCCCCTATCCCAAAGAGAAAGCTATACCCACCCTTAGGGGACCTTAAAGATTAG